One part of the Halopenitus persicus genome encodes these proteins:
- a CDS encoding GbsR/MarR family transcriptional regulator translates to MSDGDEDRAIARERVIESMEQSAEVYGLSRSAGRIYGVLYFAAEPLSIPELVEETGYAKSTISNVTRTLTRIGLVHRRSSAGGGRRVQYSAEREIWFILQDVLQQYVQREVQTTLRTVQRAESQLPDDGGMEAERIAALRGTYEDLQEVITLAADLTAAELREALEEYDQ, encoded by the coding sequence ATGAGTGACGGGGACGAAGACCGGGCGATCGCCCGCGAACGCGTCATCGAGTCGATGGAGCAGTCGGCGGAGGTCTACGGGCTCAGCCGCAGCGCCGGGCGCATCTACGGCGTGTTGTACTTCGCCGCGGAACCGCTGTCGATCCCGGAGCTCGTCGAGGAGACGGGCTACGCGAAGTCGACGATCAGCAACGTGACGCGAACGCTCACCCGGATCGGGCTCGTTCATCGCCGGTCCTCCGCGGGGGGCGGGCGACGGGTGCAGTACTCGGCCGAGCGGGAGATCTGGTTCATCCTGCAGGACGTGTTACAGCAGTACGTCCAGCGCGAGGTCCAGACGACGTTGCGGACGGTCCAGCGGGCCGAATCCCAGCTCCCGGACGACGGGGGGATGGAGGCGGAGCGGATCGCCGCCCTTCGTGGGACGTACGAGGACCTCCAGGAGGTCATCACCCTCGCCGCCGACCTCACGGCCGCGGAACTGCGCGAGGCGCTCGAGGAGTACGATCAGTGA
- a CDS encoding Rid family detoxifying hydrolase, which yields MKRLVSTDDAPAAVGAYSQATTNGDLLFTAGQLPLTPEGELLDDEPVSVQTERCLANVEAILESEGLGLEDVLKTTIYLDDIDDFEEMNETYGARFDDEPPARSAVEVGNVPKGAALEIEVVADAS from the coding sequence ATGAAGCGACTCGTCAGCACCGACGACGCTCCCGCCGCGGTCGGCGCGTACAGCCAGGCGACGACGAACGGCGATCTCCTGTTCACCGCCGGCCAGCTCCCCCTGACGCCGGAGGGCGAGCTGTTGGACGACGAGCCGGTCTCGGTCCAGACCGAGCGCTGTCTCGCCAACGTCGAGGCGATCCTCGAGTCGGAAGGGCTCGGCCTCGAGGACGTGCTCAAGACGACGATCTACCTCGACGACATCGACGACTTCGAGGAGATGAACGAGACCTACGGCGCCCGCTTCGATGACGAGCCCCCGGCCCGAAGCGCGGTCGAGGTCGGCAACGTTCCGAAGGGCGCGGCCCTCGAGATCGAGGTCGTCGCCGACGCGAGCTGA
- a CDS encoding trimethylamine methyltransferase family protein, whose translation MTDFHTGPSSGMSIDPFGEAGIEAVHEASIRVLEELGVQLDHERARAVLRNHGATVDADDVVRIPGDLVAEAVDRAPASFTLHARNPDHDVVVGEKGPPVRAPGYGPATIHTAAEGRRDARLADYERLTRLAQATDVITCAGYHLCQPADVDRSDRHLAMLERSLTLSDKPVLGPTYGAERAREGLELVGIATDDPDLSRPVVAGLINTVPPRRIGTEMLAGLLAYADRRQPLVISSFTMAGASGPPTLAAAMAQANAENLAAITLAQLVAPGTPVVYGVPSAVVDDRYGSLSIGGPESALFAAFAGRMAAHYGLPSRGGGSLSDAKRVDHQSGFESTLVGTATALGGVDFVLNAAGVLESYSAVSPEKFVLDCETLRAVDRLREGIRVDAETLSLDRLAAVEPGGHFLEDVESESTTDPPFHRSAVVDKRSHEAWADDGARSAFESATDRVRELEESYDRPPMDEEIARDIAAYVDERTDLVSIAAPDDEGPGR comes from the coding sequence GTGACGGATTTCCACACGGGGCCGTCCTCGGGAATGTCGATCGACCCGTTCGGCGAGGCGGGTATCGAGGCGGTTCACGAGGCGTCGATCCGCGTCCTCGAGGAGCTCGGCGTCCAGCTGGACCACGAGCGAGCCCGCGCGGTGCTGCGGAATCACGGCGCCACGGTCGATGCGGACGACGTCGTTCGGATCCCGGGGGACCTCGTGGCCGAGGCGGTCGATCGAGCGCCGGCCTCGTTCACCCTGCACGCTCGGAACCCGGACCACGACGTCGTCGTCGGGGAGAAGGGACCGCCGGTTCGGGCGCCGGGCTACGGCCCCGCGACGATCCACACGGCGGCCGAGGGGCGACGTGATGCCCGGCTCGCCGACTACGAACGACTCACGCGGCTCGCACAAGCGACCGACGTCATCACCTGTGCGGGGTATCACCTCTGTCAACCCGCCGACGTCGACCGCAGCGATCGCCATCTGGCGATGCTCGAACGGTCGCTGACGCTGTCGGATAAACCGGTTCTCGGACCGACCTACGGCGCCGAGCGCGCCCGCGAAGGACTCGAACTCGTGGGGATCGCGACCGACGATCCCGACCTATCGCGGCCGGTGGTCGCCGGGCTGATCAACACGGTGCCGCCGCGGCGGATCGGGACGGAGATGCTCGCGGGGCTGTTGGCCTACGCGGACCGCCGCCAGCCGCTCGTGATCTCCTCGTTCACGATGGCGGGGGCCTCCGGCCCGCCGACGCTGGCGGCCGCGATGGCGCAGGCGAACGCGGAGAACCTCGCGGCGATCACGCTGGCGCAGCTGGTGGCGCCCGGAACGCCGGTCGTCTACGGCGTCCCGTCGGCGGTCGTCGACGACCGGTACGGGTCGCTGTCGATCGGCGGCCCCGAGTCGGCGCTGTTCGCCGCCTTCGCCGGTCGGATGGCCGCCCACTACGGGCTGCCCTCCCGCGGCGGCGGGAGCCTGTCGGACGCCAAGCGGGTCGACCACCAGAGCGGCTTCGAGTCGACGCTCGTGGGGACCGCCACCGCGCTCGGCGGGGTCGACTTCGTCCTCAACGCGGCGGGGGTCCTCGAGTCCTACTCGGCCGTCTCCCCGGAGAAGTTCGTCCTCGATTGCGAGACGCTCCGGGCGGTCGACCGGCTCCGGGAGGGCATCCGAGTCGACGCGGAAACGCTCTCGCTCGACCGACTCGCCGCGGTCGAGCCGGGCGGGCACTTCCTCGAGGACGTCGAGTCCGAGTCGACGACCGATCCGCCGTTTCACCGGTCGGCGGTCGTCGACAAGCGGTCCCACGAGGCGTGGGCCGACGACGGTGCTCGATCCGCGTTCGAGTCAGCGACCGACCGGGTCCGGGAGCTGGAGGAATCCTACGATCGCCCCCCGATGGACGAGGAGATTGCACGCGACATCGCGGCGTACGTTGACGAACGGACGGACCTGGTATCGATCGCGGCGCCCGATGACGAGGGGCCGGGACGGTGA
- a CDS encoding ArsR family transcriptional regulator yields the protein MDSAVLLDLLGNENRRRILRLLSRKSCYVTEISEYLGVSPKAVIDHLRKLEEAGLIESTTDEKRRKYFRISRSLRLEVNVSPYGFGVKSAYPANPGLDMSGRCPHLSIEIDRPDAVDLDGTENANGHTDGTEAGRRDDPADPGNREDPTDPGNREDPADLADLAMEYDRLRELDRELSLAQRWVHGRIEAVLSRIDDRFGLEADSRFYAEVIAAVVETDGTPETVAAAVGSSPDVVEDALARLRGAGLLAREGDRFIVR from the coding sequence ATGGACTCCGCGGTGTTGCTCGATCTCCTCGGTAACGAGAACCGCCGACGCATCCTTCGGCTGCTCTCCCGGAAGTCCTGTTACGTGACGGAGATCTCCGAGTACCTCGGGGTCAGCCCGAAGGCCGTCATCGACCACCTCCGGAAGCTGGAGGAAGCCGGCCTGATCGAGTCGACCACGGACGAGAAACGACGCAAGTACTTTCGCATCTCCCGGAGCCTCCGGCTCGAGGTGAACGTCTCGCCGTACGGTTTCGGGGTCAAGAGCGCGTATCCGGCCAATCCCGGGCTGGACATGTCGGGACGGTGTCCCCACCTCTCCATCGAGATCGACCGGCCGGACGCGGTGGATCTCGACGGCACCGAAAACGCAAACGGCCACACCGACGGCACCGAGGCCGGCCGCCGGGACGATCCGGCCGACCCCGGGAACCGCGAGGATCCGACCGACCCCGGGAACCGCGAGGATCCGGCCGACCTGGCCGACCTGGCGATGGAGTACGACCGGCTGCGGGAGCTCGATCGGGAGCTGTCGCTGGCCCAGCGATGGGTCCACGGCCGCATCGAGGCGGTCCTCTCGCGGATCGACGACCGGTTCGGCCTCGAGGCGGACAGCCGCTTCTACGCCGAGGTCATCGCGGCGGTCGTCGAGACGGACGGGACGCCGGAGACGGTCGCCGCGGCTGTCGGCTCCTCGCCCGACGTGGTCGAGGACGCGCTCGCCCGGCTCCGGGGGGCGGGACTGCTCGCACGCGAGGGCGACCGGTTCATCGTGCGGTGA
- the thiE gene encoding thiamine phosphate synthase, whose translation MSSGTPGSNETVEPKPPTEWRTYLVTQRSRSAGRESAAIADAAIESGVDAVQLREKGVDARERYRLGRRLRDRTAGTDVAFIVNDRIDLAAAVDADGVHLGQSDLPVSVAREQLDPESIVGCSASTVAEATAAVEAGADYLGVGAVYGSDSKEVADRKDGIGPERVREIAAAVPIPVVGIGGIDADNAAPVVEAGAAGVAVISGITAAADPGAATRALREAVTDAR comes from the coding sequence ATGTCGTCGGGAACGCCCGGATCGAACGAGACGGTCGAACCGAAGCCCCCCACGGAGTGGCGCACGTACCTGGTGACGCAGCGGAGCCGGTCGGCGGGCCGCGAGTCGGCGGCGATCGCCGACGCGGCCATCGAGTCGGGAGTCGACGCGGTCCAGCTCCGGGAGAAGGGCGTCGACGCCCGCGAGCGCTACCGGCTGGGTCGGCGGCTCCGGGACCGGACCGCGGGGACCGACGTCGCGTTCATCGTCAACGACCGGATCGACCTCGCCGCCGCCGTCGACGCCGACGGGGTCCACCTCGGTCAATCGGACCTCCCCGTCAGCGTCGCCAGGGAGCAGCTCGACCCGGAATCGATCGTCGGCTGCTCGGCGTCGACGGTGGCGGAGGCGACCGCGGCCGTCGAGGCGGGGGCGGACTACCTCGGCGTGGGCGCGGTCTACGGGAGCGATTCGAAGGAGGTCGCCGACCGGAAGGACGGGATCGGCCCCGAGCGCGTCCGCGAGATCGCCGCGGCGGTCCCGATCCCGGTCGTCGGAATCGGCGGGATCGACGCCGACAACGCTGCCCCGGTGGTCGAGGCCGGCGCGGCCGGAGTCGCCGTCATCTCGGGGATCACCGCCGCGGCGGATCCCGGTGCGGCGACGCGGGCCCTCCGCGAGGCGGTCACGGACGCTCGTTGA
- a CDS encoding Zn-dependent hydrolase: MDHSIEIDPDRFRRSFETYSAIGATENEGLHRLTLTDEDAEVRDLFVSDLESLGLEVTIDEMGNVFGRRPGTDPDADPVMIGSHLDSQPKGGRYDGQLGVLVALETMRALEDADAETDRPVEIVNWTNEEGSRFENPLLGSSVFIGNTSLQEAYDLTDDDGIRFEDELERIGYKGDAPCKARPIHSFLELHIEQGPYLEEHGNAVGVVEGVYGMAWLQATIHGHADHAGPTPMHTRTDSLTAAAKAIREVESLPLRLSEDAVATVGRIDVEPDSINVIPSRTDFTIDVRSYDDDVVDRAIEEAEFEVATAADRAGAEYDLEQIWRIPHTEFSPSVADAAAAAAEAVDASYERMVSGAGHDAKYLNEIADTAMLFVPSADGNTHNEAEFTPWEDCVTGARTFAEATRRLATAED, encoded by the coding sequence ATGGACCATTCCATCGAGATCGATCCGGATCGGTTCCGCCGCAGCTTCGAGACGTACTCGGCGATCGGTGCGACCGAGAACGAGGGACTTCACCGGCTGACCCTCACCGACGAGGACGCCGAGGTCCGCGACCTGTTCGTCTCCGATCTGGAGTCGCTCGGACTCGAGGTGACGATCGACGAGATGGGGAACGTCTTCGGGCGGCGACCCGGAACGGACCCGGACGCCGACCCGGTGATGATCGGATCACACCTCGACTCCCAGCCGAAGGGTGGGCGGTACGACGGCCAGCTCGGGGTGTTGGTCGCGCTGGAGACGATGCGCGCGCTCGAGGACGCGGACGCCGAGACCGATCGGCCGGTCGAGATCGTGAACTGGACGAACGAGGAGGGATCCCGGTTCGAGAACCCGCTGCTGGGCAGCAGCGTCTTCATCGGCAACACCTCGCTGCAGGAGGCCTACGATCTCACCGACGACGACGGGATCCGGTTCGAGGACGAACTCGAACGTATCGGGTACAAGGGCGACGCGCCGTGTAAAGCGCGACCGATCCATTCCTTCCTCGAGCTGCACATCGAACAGGGCCCCTACCTCGAGGAACACGGAAACGCCGTCGGCGTCGTCGAGGGCGTCTACGGGATGGCGTGGCTCCAGGCCACGATCCACGGCCACGCGGACCACGCCGGTCCGACCCCGATGCACACGCGGACCGATTCGCTGACCGCCGCCGCGAAGGCGATCCGTGAGGTCGAGTCGCTCCCGCTCCGGCTCTCGGAGGACGCGGTCGCGACCGTCGGCCGGATCGACGTCGAGCCCGACTCGATCAACGTCATCCCGAGCCGGACGGACTTCACCATCGACGTCCGGAGCTACGACGACGACGTCGTCGACCGCGCGATCGAGGAGGCCGAGTTCGAGGTCGCGACCGCCGCCGACCGGGCCGGAGCGGAGTACGACCTCGAGCAGATCTGGCGCATCCCGCACACGGAGTTCTCCCCGTCCGTCGCGGACGCCGCGGCCGCGGCCGCCGAGGCGGTCGACGCCTCCTACGAGCGGATGGTCTCCGGCGCCGGCCACGACGCGAAATACCTCAACGAGATCGCCGACACCGCGATGCTGTTCGTGCCCAGCGCCGACGGGAACACCCACAACGAGGCGGAGTTCACGCCCTGGGAGGACTGCGTCACCGGCGCGCGAACGTTCGCGGAGGCGACGCGCCGGCTGGCCACGGCCGAGGACTGA
- a CDS encoding thiamine pyrophosphate-binding protein — protein MTRSGAEYFVEAMESYGAEYLFGNPGTTEVPIMEAIDGTDIEYVLGLQEDVAVGMASGYACSRRDRVGSAIGDAVRSGESLPVGVVNLHVAPGMAHGLGNLYAASVSNAPLVVTAGCHRTDVQHQEPILHGDLVEMTDQFTKWSAEVKRVVALPEMLRRAFKIALTPPTGPVFLSLPLDVLLDETDAPVAPLTPPPSLGTAEPDDLERAAAAIADAEGSPTMVVGDQIAWAGADAVAEATRLAEAAGATVYGEVLQSNVAFPMEHDQWVAVSGATADGVRDINDADVLVRIGCSTNTPTLGFTEPVVGPGTTVVDVGVDAWELGKNDPADVSLIGEIGATLGALADAVDSRVADAERERRLEAVRERKRDRSAESTSTGPEADGRLSKTGLIDGIRSVAPDARLVDESVTTRRAVFSEFGLGPDQLHGNKSGGLGYGLPASVGAAIAENDREDPRPVIGVIGDGSYLYYPNTIYSAVRHDVDLTVVVANNANYRILKDNTMRVLGGAEEDYGFTAMDFDPHIDFAANAESHGATGVDVVGREALEEELAAAIDERGPTVLNVPIRD, from the coding sequence ATGACCCGATCAGGAGCGGAGTATTTCGTCGAGGCGATGGAATCGTACGGCGCCGAATACCTCTTCGGGAACCCCGGAACGACCGAGGTCCCGATCATGGAGGCGATCGATGGCACCGACATCGAATACGTCCTGGGGCTCCAGGAGGACGTCGCCGTCGGGATGGCCTCCGGGTACGCCTGCAGCCGTCGTGACCGCGTCGGCTCGGCGATCGGCGACGCCGTCCGCTCCGGCGAGAGCCTTCCCGTCGGCGTCGTCAACCTCCACGTGGCGCCCGGAATGGCCCACGGGCTCGGCAACCTCTACGCCGCGAGCGTCTCGAACGCACCGCTCGTGGTCACCGCCGGCTGTCACCGGACCGACGTCCAGCACCAGGAGCCGATCCTCCACGGGGACCTCGTGGAGATGACCGACCAGTTCACGAAGTGGAGCGCCGAGGTGAAGCGGGTCGTGGCGCTGCCGGAGATGCTCCGGCGTGCGTTCAAGATTGCGCTCACGCCGCCGACTGGACCAGTGTTCCTCTCGCTTCCCCTCGACGTCCTGCTGGACGAGACCGACGCGCCGGTTGCCCCCCTGACGCCCCCGCCGTCGCTCGGGACGGCCGAACCCGACGATCTCGAGCGCGCAGCCGCGGCGATCGCCGACGCCGAGGGGTCGCCGACGATGGTGGTCGGCGACCAGATCGCCTGGGCGGGGGCCGATGCCGTCGCGGAGGCCACCCGGCTCGCCGAGGCGGCCGGCGCCACGGTCTACGGCGAGGTGCTGCAGTCCAACGTCGCCTTCCCGATGGAGCACGACCAGTGGGTGGCCGTTTCGGGAGCGACCGCGGACGGGGTCCGGGACATCAACGACGCCGACGTTCTCGTCCGGATCGGCTGCTCGACGAACACGCCGACGCTCGGGTTCACGGAGCCGGTCGTCGGTCCGGGGACGACGGTCGTGGACGTCGGCGTCGACGCCTGGGAGCTCGGAAAGAACGACCCCGCGGACGTGAGCCTTATCGGCGAGATCGGAGCGACGCTCGGCGCGCTCGCGGACGCCGTCGACTCCCGTGTCGCCGACGCCGAGCGCGAGCGTCGACTCGAGGCCGTCCGGGAAAGAAAGCGCGACCGATCCGCCGAGTCGACCTCGACGGGACCGGAGGCGGACGGCCGGCTCTCGAAGACGGGACTCATCGACGGGATCCGGTCGGTCGCACCCGACGCCCGGCTCGTCGACGAGAGCGTCACCACCCGGCGGGCCGTCTTCTCCGAGTTCGGGCTCGGCCCGGACCAGCTCCACGGGAACAAGTCCGGCGGCCTCGGGTACGGGCTCCCGGCGTCGGTCGGCGCGGCGATCGCCGAAAACGACCGCGAGGATCCACGCCCGGTGATCGGCGTCATCGGCGACGGCTCCTACCTCTATTACCCCAACACGATCTACTCGGCGGTCAGACACGACGTCGACCTCACCGTGGTCGTCGCCAACAACGCGAACTACCGGATCCTCAAGGACAACACGATGCGCGTCCTCGGTGGAGCAGAGGAGGACTACGGCTTCACGGCGATGGATTTCGATCCCCACATCGACTTCGCTGCCAACGCCGAGAGCCACGGCGCGACCGGCGTCGACGTCGTCGGCCGCGAGGCCCTCGAGGAGGAACTCGCCGCGGCGATCGACGAGCGCGGACCGACGGTGCTCAACGTCCCGATCCGGGACTGA